The following proteins are encoded in a genomic region of bacterium:
- a CDS encoding HdeD family acid-resistance protein, with protein sequence MPSNPPLVDREELRRHSGWFIALGVVLILLGVIAIAYDVFATIASVLVFGWLLVIGGVVEIVHGVRTHRWGGFFLHLLAGLLFLVAGLLFVANPLVGALSLTLFLGAFFLVGGVFEVVGALRLRAAHWTWAVLGGVITAVLGLMLWTQWPRSGLWFIGFAVGISMIFRGWAWVMLGTLTRRDVEVAGKPRAA encoded by the coding sequence ATGCCGTCCAACCCACCGCTCGTCGATCGTGAGGAGTTGCGTCGCCACAGTGGGTGGTTTATCGCCCTGGGGGTCGTCCTAATCCTCCTTGGCGTTATCGCCATTGCATATGACGTGTTCGCCACCATCGCATCCGTCCTGGTGTTTGGCTGGCTTCTCGTGATTGGGGGCGTCGTCGAGATTGTGCATGGCGTCCGAACCCATCGATGGGGCGGCTTCTTTCTGCACCTCCTAGCCGGGCTGCTGTTTCTCGTGGCTGGCCTGCTGTTCGTCGCTAATCCACTGGTCGGTGCCTTGTCGTTGACGCTGTTCCTGGGGGCGTTCTTCCTGGTTGGCGGGGTGTTCGAGGTGGTCGGGGCACTCCGTCTCCGGGCGGCGCACTGGACGTGGGCGGTGTTGGGCGGAGTGATCACAGCTGTGTTGGGGCTGATGTTGTGGACGCAGTGGCCCCGGTCAGGATTATGGTTCATCGGCTTTGCCGTCGGCATCAGCATGATCTTCCGCGGCTGGGCATGGGTGATGCTTGGGACGCTAACGCGGCGGGACGTGGAGGTGGCCGGAAAGCCGCGCGCCGCGTGA